Proteins encoded by one window of Blautia faecicola:
- a CDS encoding RNA polymerase sigma factor — protein sequence MLIQKKERKYNEWTEEKHNMEDNQITDDDKNEDKLERIELVQKAAEGDKEAFTQLYTLTYSEVYHIVKVFIHNEDTVQDIVQETYFKCLRKIRQLKEPEKFSVWIKKIAVNTAKAHLRKVDWVLFSEADGEGGKSIAELQDERLEHLPEIVVDQAETKELIDRILEDLDDRQRIVVGMFYYEQMSVNEIAETLSCSVNTVKSRLNYARKKIGKEISELEKKGVLLYTAAPIPLLMYLFQKLRGIQEKVPKAKFLIKAGIGKTVFAGVAAAVVCVGIGTGVMRSQDMHQQVQEIQELLSETDDQKTDEAQASGAEGVEEEKDDPEVTPEATPQPTVTPEAAEKPQAASATAVKSAENNGQAAPTSAAQENANSTESQQTTTTSEADQHTHQWVQQTETVHHEASGHYETEIVQEAYEEPVYEYHVFCDTCGADVNTSALEHKAIHDNGFTSKKIQTGSIHHDAVTQEVWVEEPAYDEVVTRGYVCSVCGAGE from the coding sequence ATGCTTATTCAAAAAAAAGAGCGAAAATACAATGAGTGGACAGAGGAAAAGCATAATATGGAAGACAATCAGATTACAGATGACGATAAAAATGAAGATAAATTGGAACGTATAGAACTTGTTCAAAAAGCCGCCGAAGGTGATAAAGAAGCTTTTACACAGTTATATACACTCACATATTCGGAAGTGTACCATATCGTAAAAGTATTTATACATAATGAAGATACCGTACAGGATATTGTGCAGGAGACGTATTTTAAATGCCTGAGAAAGATCCGGCAGTTAAAAGAACCGGAGAAATTTTCGGTGTGGATAAAAAAGATCGCGGTTAACACGGCGAAGGCACATCTGCGGAAAGTAGACTGGGTGTTATTTTCAGAGGCAGACGGGGAAGGAGGAAAAAGCATTGCTGAGCTGCAGGATGAGCGGCTGGAACATCTGCCGGAAATCGTTGTGGATCAGGCGGAGACGAAAGAACTGATCGACAGGATCCTGGAAGACCTGGATGATCGACAGCGGATAGTCGTAGGGATGTTCTATTATGAACAGATGTCGGTAAACGAAATCGCGGAAACCTTATCCTGCAGCGTCAACACGGTGAAGAGCCGTCTGAATTACGCAAGAAAAAAGATTGGAAAAGAGATTTCCGAGCTGGAGAAAAAGGGAGTGCTTCTGTATACGGCGGCGCCGATTCCGTTGCTCATGTATCTGTTTCAGAAACTTCGTGGAATTCAGGAAAAGGTACCGAAAGCAAAATTTCTGATAAAAGCGGGGATAGGAAAAACAGTTTTTGCCGGGGTTGCAGCAGCGGTTGTCTGTGTGGGAATCGGTACCGGAGTGATGAGAAGCCAGGATATGCACCAGCAGGTACAGGAGATACAGGAACTGTTGTCGGAAACCGACGATCAGAAAACGGATGAGGCGCAGGCTTCAGGGGCTGAGGGCGTTGAGGAAGAAAAGGATGATCCGGAAGTGACACCGGAAGCGACACCACAGCCTACCGTAACGCCGGAAGCAGCAGAAAAACCACAGGCTGCATCTGCAACAGCGGTGAAATCAGCAGAAAATAATGGGCAGGCAGCACCGACATCTGCGGCACAGGAAAATGCAAACAGTACAGAAAGTCAGCAGACAACGACAACTTCGGAAGCGGATCAGCATACCCATCAGTGGGTACAGCAGACAGAGACGGTGCACCATGAAGCTTCCGGGCATTATGAGACGGAGATTGTGCAGGAGGCCTATGAGGAACCGGTCTATGAATACCATGTGTTCTGCGATACCTGCGGGGCAGATGTCAATACCAGTGCGCTGGAACACAAAGCGATCCATGACAACGGATTTACGAGTAAGAAGATCCAGACGGGAAGCATTCATCACGATGCGGTGACGCAGGAGGTCTGGGTGGAGGAACCGGCATACGATGAAGTGGTAACAAGAGGATATGTTTGCTCTGTCTGCGGAGCAGGAGAGTAA
- a CDS encoding Ig-like domain-containing protein, translated as MRKRKGAVILALAMMLLLVPVMAQAGTWRQNYIGWWWQEADGSWPSNEWKSINGNWYLFDADGYIRYGWYWDGTNWYYLGGKSDGAMKTGWQVVNGNWYYMYKDGRMAANTWIGSCYVNGSGVWIQNAVKSQWIQSGNRWWYRHPDGSYTANNWETINNKKYHFDKNGWMQTGWQKIDGIWYYLGPAGGGAMRSSQWVEECYLGADGKMLTSCWVDDYYVGVSGKIAKNQWVGDSYVGADGKKVSSQWVGDYYVGEDGTYVKNQWVGDYYVGPDGKYEKNQWVGDYYVGENGKKVRNTWIDNRYLDADGKWDRTKPVPVPLEGIKVSTTGTLLKPGKTSGIDLYFFPENTTDDRTATWKSSDESVATVEDGIVTGHKAGYATITVTVGEKSEKIEYLVVPTNPSELTMKIAYYTSDASCVKFGEYAQVSVFLQPGNFDITSYATISVDDENILKTNNGVGMLWSVGIGETTVRAAYEDLEVSSPVKVVSEDGNLQELSFDKKILYLEKNQTGSIRLISKPAVYANSQAVKWGSTDENVVTWDPVYGLLAKKPGRATIYAEIMGKRAECEVVVTGEEDAVEYSYDTEYAQTIFDEVNRLRVANGVEPFVWKEEDALYASKVRAGIYEKNGDPIYDNIETRCLENESTQDVQIDCRTGLDYVEDYLLDAMMQDSSCLMQLMKQTDEPLTAGCAVVVKTVDGRVENRTLVFTIGPSESELGQYTQQERKEYWANWMGILPEDADNYLF; from the coding sequence ATGAGGAAGAGAAAAGGAGCAGTTATTCTGGCACTGGCAATGATGCTGTTACTGGTTCCGGTCATGGCACAGGCGGGAACGTGGAGACAGAATTATATCGGCTGGTGGTGGCAGGAAGCGGATGGAAGCTGGCCTTCGAATGAATGGAAAAGTATCAACGGAAACTGGTATTTGTTTGATGCGGATGGATATATCCGTTATGGATGGTACTGGGATGGAACAAACTGGTACTATCTGGGCGGAAAGTCTGACGGAGCAATGAAAACCGGATGGCAGGTTGTGAATGGAAACTGGTACTACATGTACAAGGACGGAAGAATGGCGGCAAATACCTGGATTGGTTCCTGTTATGTCAACGGTTCCGGTGTGTGGATCCAGAATGCAGTCAAAAGCCAGTGGATCCAGTCTGGAAACCGGTGGTGGTATCGCCATCCGGACGGAAGTTATACAGCAAATAACTGGGAAACCATTAATAATAAGAAGTATCATTTTGACAAAAATGGCTGGATGCAGACCGGCTGGCAGAAGATCGATGGAATCTGGTATTATCTGGGACCAGCAGGTGGTGGAGCGATGAGAAGCAGCCAGTGGGTGGAAGAATGTTATCTGGGTGCTGACGGCAAGATGCTGACTTCCTGCTGGGTGGACGATTACTATGTAGGTGTATCCGGTAAAATTGCAAAGAATCAGTGGGTCGGCGATTCTTATGTTGGCGCCGACGGAAAAAAAGTAAGCAGCCAGTGGGTTGGCGATTATTATGTCGGTGAAGATGGAACTTATGTAAAGAATCAGTGGGTTGGTGATTACTATGTCGGTCCTGACGGAAAATACGAGAAAAACCAGTGGGTTGGCGATTACTATGTCGGCGAGAACGGTAAGAAAGTGAGAAATACATGGATCGATAACCGGTATCTGGATGCTGACGGAAAATGGGACAGAACAAAACCGGTACCGGTTCCGCTGGAGGGGATTAAAGTTTCAACCACAGGAACATTGCTGAAACCGGGGAAGACATCCGGGATCGACCTGTATTTTTTTCCGGAAAATACGACAGATGATCGGACCGCTACATGGAAATCTTCCGATGAATCGGTTGCAACGGTTGAAGACGGCATCGTAACCGGACATAAAGCGGGATATGCAACGATAACCGTAACAGTTGGCGAGAAATCGGAAAAGATTGAATATCTGGTAGTGCCGACGAATCCATCAGAATTAACGATGAAAATCGCGTATTATACTTCCGATGCTTCCTGCGTAAAATTTGGAGAGTACGCACAGGTTTCTGTGTTCTTACAGCCGGGAAACTTTGATATTACCAGCTATGCAACGATATCCGTGGATGATGAAAATATTCTCAAAACAAACAATGGAGTGGGAATGCTGTGGTCCGTCGGTATCGGAGAAACAACAGTACGGGCAGCCTATGAAGATCTGGAAGTGAGCAGTCCGGTAAAAGTAGTATCGGAAGATGGCAATCTGCAGGAACTTTCTTTCGATAAGAAAATCTTATATCTGGAAAAAAATCAGACGGGAAGTATCCGGCTGATATCAAAACCGGCAGTGTATGCAAACAGTCAGGCTGTAAAATGGGGAAGTACAGATGAAAATGTGGTAACGTGGGATCCTGTCTATGGACTTCTTGCAAAGAAACCGGGAAGAGCGACGATCTATGCGGAGATTATGGGAAAACGGGCAGAATGTGAAGTGGTCGTAACCGGAGAAGAAGATGCGGTTGAATATTCCTACGATACAGAGTATGCCCAAACTATTTTTGACGAAGTGAACAGACTGAGGGTAGCGAATGGGGTAGAGCCTTTTGTATGGAAGGAAGAAGATGCGCTTTATGCTTCGAAAGTCCGCGCGGGCATCTATGAGAAAAACGGAGACCCCATTTACGACAATATAGAAACACGCTGCCTGGAAAATGAAAGTACGCAGGATGTGCAGATTGATTGCAGAACCGGTCTGGATTACGTGGAAGATTATCTTCTGGATGCAATGATGCAGGATTCCTCCTGTTTGATGCAGCTTATGAAACAGACGGATGAGCCACTGACCGCAGGCTGTGCCGTTGTCGTGAAAACAGTGGATGGAAGAGTGGAAAACCGTACACTGGTGTTTACGATCGGACCGTCAGAAAGTGAACTGGGACAATATACACAGCAGGAAAGAAAAGAATACTGGGCAAACTGGATGGGAATTTTACCGGAGGATGCAGACAATTATCTGTTTTAG
- a CDS encoding Ig-like domain-containing protein: protein MKNKAIKKAFALGMSALLFAATGVPTTVQAAGWKQNTTGWWWQEDDGSYPISRWQLIGGNYYYFDQNGYMKTGWLKLGVDWYYLGGANDGVRKTGWQQVGGTWYYLNDNGTMAADTWIGDWYVNSSGAWTKTRQPAQWIQSGNRWWYRHEDGGYTRNGFEMINGKTYYFDAAGWMVTGWKQVGEDWYYFNASGAMVTNVWVGDYYLGEDGVMLTDTWIGKYYVDASGKWVPNKGKEDGELESIQMDQKSAALWIGEEMTLEVIYQPADTTADKSATWSSSDEKVAKVTDGKITGVGEGTATITAKVGGKKASCKIVVVPKFKIENLSYDEEKGYTTINFGIDAVDNSGELFSVITEDTEGITGVEWKLSDESLVEVETYKEDYGDYVVLKGLKEGKTTLTASYKGKSVSMDIVTKKVAQLESINYSQETYTRKVGEKFQLFPDTYPENAYVTTGTLDFTSSNPKVATVDGSGTIRTKKEGYTTITATYGRMGELSASCTLKVEGYADNQELEMIQYEPENGAINNNPIRLGVRTKLNVVVYPVTYPHEESDIKFTITKQNMSMYEGTARIKDGYIVGTSKGTVEVEASLDGCDPIRFNLTFGN, encoded by the coding sequence ATGAAAAATAAGGCAATCAAAAAGGCCTTTGCGCTTGGGATGTCAGCATTGCTGTTTGCAGCGACCGGTGTTCCAACCACGGTACAGGCGGCAGGCTGGAAACAGAACACAACCGGCTGGTGGTGGCAGGAAGACGATGGAAGTTATCCGATCAGCAGATGGCAGCTCATCGGGGGAAACTACTATTATTTTGATCAGAACGGGTATATGAAGACCGGATGGCTGAAACTGGGTGTGGACTGGTACTATCTTGGTGGGGCGAATGATGGAGTCAGGAAAACCGGCTGGCAGCAGGTTGGCGGAACCTGGTATTATCTGAATGATAATGGAACGATGGCGGCAGATACCTGGATCGGAGACTGGTATGTGAACAGTTCCGGAGCGTGGACAAAAACAAGACAGCCGGCGCAGTGGATCCAGTCCGGAAACCGCTGGTGGTATCGTCATGAAGATGGCGGCTATACAAGGAATGGCTTCGAGATGATCAATGGAAAAACCTATTATTTTGATGCTGCAGGCTGGATGGTTACGGGTTGGAAACAGGTCGGTGAGGACTGGTACTACTTTAATGCGTCCGGTGCGATGGTAACAAATGTGTGGGTTGGAGATTACTATCTTGGGGAAGATGGTGTGATGCTGACGGACACCTGGATCGGTAAGTATTATGTGGATGCCAGCGGAAAATGGGTTCCGAACAAAGGAAAAGAAGACGGCGAACTGGAATCTATCCAGATGGATCAGAAGAGTGCGGCATTGTGGATCGGAGAAGAGATGACACTGGAAGTGATCTATCAGCCCGCTGATACCACCGCAGATAAAAGTGCGACCTGGAGCAGTTCCGATGAGAAAGTTGCGAAGGTTACAGATGGAAAAATAACCGGTGTCGGAGAAGGAACAGCGACGATTACAGCAAAAGTCGGAGGGAAGAAGGCAAGCTGTAAGATTGTGGTAGTACCTAAGTTTAAGATTGAAAATCTGTCATATGATGAAGAAAAGGGATATACCACCATCAATTTTGGCATAGATGCTGTAGATAATAGTGGAGAATTATTTTCTGTGATAACAGAGGACACGGAGGGGATAACAGGAGTCGAGTGGAAGCTGTCGGATGAGTCACTGGTAGAGGTAGAAACGTACAAAGAAGACTACGGTGATTATGTGGTGCTCAAAGGTCTCAAAGAAGGAAAAACGACACTCACAGCATCCTACAAAGGGAAAAGCGTTTCGATGGACATTGTCACCAAAAAGGTTGCGCAACTGGAATCAATCAATTATTCACAGGAAACATACACAAGAAAAGTGGGAGAAAAATTCCAGTTATTTCCTGATACCTATCCGGAAAATGCCTATGTAACCACAGGCACACTTGATTTCACATCAAGCAATCCCAAGGTTGCAACGGTGGACGGAAGTGGTACAATAAGAACGAAAAAAGAAGGATATACCACGATCACTGCTACTTATGGACGCATGGGAGAACTCAGTGCTTCATGCACACTCAAGGTAGAGGGATACGCAGACAACCAGGAACTGGAAATGATCCAGTATGAACCGGAAAATGGAGCGATTAATAACAATCCGATCCGTCTGGGAGTAAGAACCAAACTGAATGTTGTTGTATATCCGGTCACCTATCCACATGAGGAAAGTGATATCAAGTTTACGATCACTAAGCAGAATATGTCTATGTATGAGGGAACTGCGAGAATCAAAGACGGATATATTGTAGGAACTTCGAAGGGAACCGTAGAAGTAGAAGCATCACTGGACGGATGCGACCCGATTCGGTTTAACCTTACTTTCGGGAACTGA
- a CDS encoding Ig-like domain-containing protein: MRNKTMKKGLVIGMSAVLLASSLVPANVQAAAWKQNKTGWWWQEDNGSYPVSTWKSIRGNWYYFDQNGYMKTGWLKEKENWYYLGSANDGAMKTGWQKVNGSWYYLDASGVMKTGWQGTNTGWYYLDPSGAMHTGWLKDNDAWYYLGGANDGAMKVGWQQVGGTWYYLNTDGKMAVDTWIGNRYVDDSGAWTKTRQPAQWIQSGKRWWYRHEDGSYTSNDFETIGGKTYYFDAEGWMIIGWKQLGEDWYYFDASGAMVTGAWVGNYYLDEDGVMATDTWIGNYYVDASGKWVPNKVKEEGELESIQLDQKNAALWIGEDMTLTVIYNPADTTTDKSVTWSSSDENVATVVDGKVTGVGKGTATITAKVAGRKATCKVEVTPELRIVCSDYEERGYLPFGTDEIGENGAVMFFPENGEFIDELVGTEWSIADESIAEITEVILDGKAVNVRGLKEGTTTLTATFKGKSTSMEITTKKVAKLESLSFPQETYTKKVGEKFILLPDPYPTNAYLRSYEYYFTSSDPDVAWIESGSGVVRTKKEGTTVITVNYGGGPGAVGINASYTLKVEGSSDDTVPELIRYEPENDHGIPVGERVKPNIVVYPVTCQYMAKDIKLTVIGQGPGEGSAKIEDGEIIGTSQGWVAIEASLEGCEPIQFWLYFNDGSYN, from the coding sequence ATGAGGAACAAAACAATGAAAAAGGGATTGGTTATCGGGATGTCAGCGGTTTTGCTTGCATCCTCACTGGTTCCAGCCAATGTACAGGCGGCTGCCTGGAAACAGAACAAAACCGGCTGGTGGTGGCAGGAGGATAACGGAAGTTATCCGGTCAGCACATGGAAAAGTATCCGGGGGAACTGGTATTATTTTGACCAGAACGGCTATATGAAGACCGGATGGCTGAAGGAGAAAGAAAACTGGTACTATCTTGGAAGTGCCAATGATGGAGCCATGAAAACCGGCTGGCAAAAAGTGAATGGAAGCTGGTATTATCTGGATGCTTCCGGTGTGATGAAGACAGGATGGCAGGGAACGAACACAGGCTGGTACTATCTGGATCCATCCGGAGCGATGCATACGGGCTGGCTGAAAGACAACGATGCCTGGTATTACCTTGGAGGCGCCAATGACGGAGCCATGAAAGTCGGCTGGCAGCAGGTCGGTGGAACCTGGTATTATCTGAATACGGATGGAAAGATGGCAGTGGATACCTGGATCGGCAACCGGTATGTGGACGATTCCGGAGCATGGACGAAGACGAGGCAGCCGGCGCAGTGGATCCAGTCGGGAAAACGCTGGTGGTACAGACACGAGGACGGCAGCTATACGAGTAACGACTTTGAGACAATCGGTGGAAAAACCTATTATTTTGATGCAGAAGGCTGGATGATTATCGGTTGGAAACAGCTGGGTGAGGACTGGTATTATTTTGATGCTTCCGGTGCAATGGTGACAGGTGCATGGGTTGGAAATTATTATCTGGATGAAGACGGTGTGATGGCAACCGATACCTGGATCGGCAACTATTATGTAGATGCCAGCGGGAAATGGGTTCCGAATAAGGTAAAAGAGGAAGGCGAACTGGAGTCTATCCAGCTGGATCAGAAAAATGCAGCGCTGTGGATCGGAGAGGACATGACGCTTACGGTTATTTACAATCCGGCAGATACCACTACAGACAAAAGCGTGACATGGAGCAGTTCGGATGAAAATGTTGCAACGGTTGTGGATGGAAAAGTAACCGGCGTTGGAAAAGGAACAGCGACCATCACGGCAAAGGTTGCAGGGAGAAAGGCGACCTGTAAGGTGGAGGTAACACCGGAACTTCGGATTGTGTGTAGCGACTATGAAGAACGGGGATATTTGCCTTTTGGTACAGATGAAATAGGAGAAAATGGTGCGGTAATGTTTTTCCCGGAGAACGGTGAATTTATCGATGAATTAGTAGGGACAGAGTGGAGTATAGCGGATGAGTCGATAGCAGAAATTACAGAGGTCATACTGGACGGTAAAGCGGTAAATGTCAGAGGTTTGAAAGAAGGAACAACAACGCTTACGGCAACGTTTAAAGGAAAGAGCACTTCTATGGAGATCACAACCAAAAAAGTTGCAAAACTGGAATCGTTAAGCTTTCCGCAGGAGACATACACGAAAAAAGTCGGTGAGAAATTCATTTTACTTCCGGATCCATATCCGACGAATGCATATCTCAGAAGTTACGAGTATTATTTTACCTCCAGTGATCCGGATGTAGCATGGATAGAGTCGGGAAGTGGCGTAGTAAGAACAAAAAAAGAAGGCACTACAGTCATAACGGTTAATTATGGTGGAGGTCCTGGTGCAGTAGGAATAAATGCATCGTATACACTGAAAGTAGAAGGCTCTTCTGACGATACTGTCCCAGAGCTGATTCGGTATGAACCTGAGAATGATCATGGTATTCCAGTGGGAGAAAGAGTAAAACCAAACATTGTGGTATATCCGGTAACGTGTCAGTATATGGCAAAAGATATTAAGCTGACAGTAATAGGGCAGGGTCCAGGAGAAGGAAGTGCAAAGATTGAAGATGGAGAAATTATAGGAACCTCGCAGGGATGGGTAGCAATAGAAGCATCTCTGGAAGGATGCGAACCGATACAATTTTGGTTGTATTTTAATGATGGCAGTTATAATTAA
- a CDS encoding gamma-glutamyl-gamma-aminobutyrate hydrolase family protein (Members of this family of hydrolases with an active site Cys residue belong to MEROPS family C26.): MRKFTGKMVAALLAGTLLFSSVPTVYGAEMDEKVVTEGVETTSEVTDDVQLSEAEESLDTAEPAVQEKQNPAGSVATFEESSEEPEVTPGDDKTPGWKEVDGQKFYLDNDLKRVTGWKLLDDSWYWFDEEGIMQTGWITVNGKRYYLNSDGRMQIGWIQEGDTWYFANGSGEMQTGWLHKGGSWFWLNADGTMQKGWGVVKGFWYYFDPVNGDMVTGWMQDKDNWYYLTGSGAMQTGWLHHGSNWYYLTGSGAMAQGWTSVKGTWYYLTPGNGVMKTGWQHIGNNWFYLTGSGAMHTGWMQVGSTWYYFNRSGAMLRGWNVVGSAWYYFNVNGEMQTGWNNINGSWYYLGGSNDGAMKTGWISDRGRNYYLNPDGVWKNIRIGVIGNNEAGAITTAVKFIEMGVDATVVTGSFDPSQYDGIVIPGGGDLDPSRYGQANTASKNIDNALDDRQIDAVKKCAQAGKPVFGICKGVQLINVAFGGTLNQNIGGHMGVWHSASVVASGWFSGICSGSVSVLSYHHQSIRDLAPGFQVDMRAGDGTIEAISNNAKHIYGVQFHPEQMNNETGNRCIRQFVVTCTN, encoded by the coding sequence ATGAGAAAATTCACAGGGAAAATGGTGGCGGCGCTTCTTGCAGGAACGCTTCTGTTTTCGTCAGTTCCGACGGTTTACGGAGCTGAAATGGATGAAAAGGTGGTAACAGAAGGGGTAGAAACGACTTCGGAGGTTACAGATGATGTACAGCTGTCGGAAGCAGAGGAATCTTTGGATACGGCAGAGCCTGCGGTACAGGAGAAACAGAATCCGGCAGGTTCGGTAGCAACATTCGAGGAGTCATCGGAAGAACCGGAGGTAACGCCGGGAGATGACAAAACTCCGGGATGGAAAGAAGTGGATGGTCAGAAATTTTATCTGGATAATGATTTGAAACGGGTGACCGGCTGGAAACTTCTGGATGATTCCTGGTACTGGTTTGATGAAGAGGGGATTATGCAGACCGGTTGGATAACCGTCAATGGAAAACGGTATTACCTGAACAGCGATGGACGCATGCAGATCGGCTGGATCCAGGAAGGGGATACCTGGTATTTTGCAAATGGCAGCGGGGAGATGCAGACGGGCTGGTTACATAAAGGTGGCAGCTGGTTCTGGCTGAATGCAGACGGAACAATGCAGAAAGGCTGGGGCGTAGTCAAGGGCTTCTGGTACTATTTTGATCCGGTCAATGGCGATATGGTAACCGGCTGGATGCAGGACAAAGACAACTGGTATTATCTGACCGGAAGCGGAGCCATGCAGACGGGCTGGTTACACCATGGAAGCAACTGGTATTATCTGACTGGCAGCGGAGCCATGGCACAGGGCTGGACCAGTGTCAAAGGAACCTGGTATTATCTGACACCGGGTAATGGCGTGATGAAAACCGGCTGGCAGCATATTGGAAACAACTGGTTTTACCTGACCGGAAGCGGAGCGATGCATACCGGCTGGATGCAGGTGGGTTCCACCTGGTATTACTTTAACCGAAGCGGAGCGATGCTCAGAGGATGGAATGTAGTCGGATCTGCGTGGTACTATTTTAACGTAAACGGTGAGATGCAGACCGGTTGGAACAATATCAACGGATCCTGGTATTATCTTGGCGGCAGCAATGACGGAGCCATGAAGACCGGATGGATCAGCGACAGAGGAAGAAACTATTATCTGAACCCGGACGGTGTGTGGAAAAACATCCGGATCGGTGTAATCGGAAACAACGAGGCGGGAGCGATCACTACCGCAGTAAAATTTATAGAAATGGGTGTGGATGCAACCGTTGTAACCGGAAGTTTTGATCCGTCCCAGTATGACGGCATCGTCATTCCGGGAGGCGGTGACCTGGATCCGTCCAGATATGGACAGGCAAATACAGCAAGTAAAAATATTGATAATGCACTGGATGACAGACAGATCGATGCAGTGAAGAAATGTGCACAGGCAGGAAAACCGGTATTTGGTATCTGCAAGGGTGTGCAGCTGATCAATGTGGCTTTCGGCGGAACACTGAACCAGAATATCGGCGGTCATATGGGCGTATGGCATTCTGCCAGTGTTGTTGCAAGCGGATGGTTCTCCGGAATTTGTTCCGGTTCGGTCAGCGTTCTCAGCTACCATCATCAGTCCATCCGTGATTTGGCACCTGGTTTCCAGGTAGATATGCGTGCAGGAGACGGAACCATAGAGGCAATCTCCAACAATGCGAAACACATCTATGGTGTGCAGTTCCATCCGGAACAGATGAATAATGAGACAGGAAACCGCTGCATCAGACAGTTTGTCGTTACCTGTACAAATTAA
- a CDS encoding class I SAM-dependent methyltransferase: protein MWIADQWKDYQVLDTSKGEKLERWGDYLLVRPDPQVIWDTPKKNPGWRKMNGHYHRSKKGGGEWEFFNLPEQWTIQYKDLTFNLKPFSFKHTGLFPEQATNWDWFGDKIRKAGRPIKVLNLFAYTGGATLAAAAAGASVTHVDASKGMVTWAKENAVSSGLKDAPIRWIVDDCVKFVEREIRRGNHYDAIIMDPPSYGRGPKGEIWKIEEAIHPLIKLCAKLLSDDPLFFLVNSYTTGLAPAVLTYMIATELKSFHGHVDSQEIGLPVRDTGLVLPCGASGRWEQ from the coding sequence ATGTGGATTGCAGATCAATGGAAAGATTATCAGGTGCTTGACACCTCCAAGGGAGAAAAACTGGAACGCTGGGGCGATTATCTGCTGGTTCGTCCAGACCCGCAGGTCATCTGGGATACCCCGAAGAAGAATCCTGGCTGGAGAAAGATGAACGGTCATTATCACCGCAGCAAAAAAGGCGGCGGCGAGTGGGAATTCTTCAATCTTCCGGAACAGTGGACCATTCAGTACAAAGACCTGACCTTCAACTTAAAGCCTTTCAGCTTCAAACACACCGGTCTTTTCCCGGAACAGGCAACTAACTGGGACTGGTTCGGTGACAAGATCCGTAAAGCCGGACGCCCGATCAAAGTGCTGAACCTCTTCGCCTACACCGGTGGCGCTACCCTTGCCGCTGCTGCAGCAGGAGCAAGCGTTACACATGTAGACGCTTCTAAGGGTATGGTTACCTGGGCAAAGGAAAATGCGGTTTCCTCTGGTCTCAAGGACGCTCCGATCCGCTGGATCGTGGACGACTGTGTCAAATTCGTAGAGCGTGAGATCCGCCGCGGCAACCATTATGACGCGATCATCATGGATCCGCCGTCCTACGGCCGCGGACCAAAAGGGGAGATCTGGAAGATCGAGGAAGCGATCCATCCGCTGATCAAACTGTGTGCAAAACTGCTCAGTGATGATCCGTTATTCTTCCTGGTAAATTCCTACACGACCGGACTGGCTCCGGCGGTACTGACTTATATGATCGCTACCGAGCTGAAATCATTTCACGGTCACGTGGACTCTCAGGAGATTGGACTTCCGGTTCGCGATACCGGACTGGTGCTTCCTTGTGGGGCTTCGGGACGCTGGGAGCAGTAA